In Paenibacillus sp. FSL M7-0420, a single genomic region encodes these proteins:
- a CDS encoding ABC transporter ATP-binding protein, which yields MIGKIKRLEQNCWIFAKTIILLWKTSPANFLFIFFVDTIIGFTVPGKLWVWKEFIDAATEVLSAPSISFKKMFIWLAINFFLVLLSSVLGKVSNFVQNLFSANLNKAITDKILHKIMILEMKDLDDSHTYNQIQKSSEESLNRSMNIMKTTVSFINNITSLFGIIGILVFLKPSVVMLCLISAVPMFYISIRILNKWFNVFNERVEQNRFIRHLKTILVTNNYVKELKISRSDQFLTKTILEIMQKYITEDKRIRKRFLIENSFVDIVDNSLMYIIKVFVVIICVNNRLTIGSLTMYVTAVDNLKNTVSNILSLISMAYENCLYMQSIFQLLEIPEEKQDMKKEFPVTFKRIEFRNVTFKYPGSNYYALKNINIVLNAGYAYALVGLNGSGKTTLIKMLLNLYQPTEGDILVDGININEYNRSTLFRHVAAVFQDFIQYPFDVKTNIGLGNLEEVDNLDQIMDAAKKTGADEFISQLPEKYETRLKKEWSGSVDLSLGQWQKLAITRALMKPSAILILDEPTASLDVVSEHEIFKQFQEMKFSRLCIMVTHRFVNTRDVDNIIVLESGEIRELGTHAELIQQEGLYARLYRMQADSYEKESGQEIHEKVTI from the coding sequence GTGATTGGAAAAATAAAAAGATTGGAGCAAAATTGCTGGATTTTTGCAAAGACTATTATTCTGCTTTGGAAGACCAGTCCTGCTAATTTCTTATTTATTTTTTTTGTTGATACAATTATAGGGTTTACAGTTCCTGGGAAGCTATGGGTATGGAAAGAATTTATTGATGCGGCAACCGAAGTTCTCAGTGCACCGTCAATTTCCTTTAAAAAGATGTTTATATGGTTAGCAATAAATTTTTTTCTTGTACTACTCAGTTCTGTGTTAGGCAAGGTGTCGAACTTTGTACAGAACTTGTTTTCTGCGAATTTGAATAAAGCTATAACTGATAAGATACTCCATAAAATAATGATATTAGAAATGAAAGATTTGGATGACTCACACACTTATAATCAAATTCAGAAGTCCAGTGAAGAATCGTTAAACAGAAGTATGAATATTATGAAAACTACGGTTAGCTTTATTAATAATATTACATCTCTTTTTGGCATTATAGGAATTCTTGTGTTTTTGAAACCTTCTGTGGTTATGCTTTGCCTAATTTCAGCAGTTCCCATGTTTTATATCAGCATCAGAATTCTAAACAAATGGTTTAATGTGTTTAATGAACGGGTTGAGCAAAATCGGTTCATTAGACATTTGAAAACAATATTAGTAACAAATAATTATGTCAAAGAACTGAAGATTTCCCGCTCAGATCAATTTCTCACCAAGACTATTCTTGAAATAATGCAAAAATACATAACTGAAGATAAAAGAATTAGAAAGCGTTTTTTAATAGAAAACTCTTTTGTAGATATCGTAGATAATTCACTGATGTATATCATTAAGGTTTTTGTAGTAATTATATGCGTAAATAACAGGTTAACAATTGGATCGTTAACGATGTATGTAACAGCGGTGGATAACTTAAAGAATACAGTGTCAAATATCCTTTCGTTAATATCTATGGCTTATGAGAATTGTCTATACATGCAAAGTATATTTCAATTGTTAGAGATTCCTGAAGAGAAACAGGATATGAAAAAAGAATTTCCGGTTACATTTAAGCGGATAGAATTTAGGAATGTTACCTTTAAGTATCCAGGTTCAAATTATTATGCACTTAAGAACATTAACATTGTGCTAAATGCTGGATATGCCTATGCACTTGTGGGGCTGAACGGATCTGGAAAAACAACTTTAATCAAGATGCTTTTGAACTTATATCAACCAACTGAGGGAGATATTTTAGTAGATGGTATAAACATCAATGAATATAACCGTTCAACCTTGTTCCGGCATGTCGCCGCTGTATTTCAGGACTTTATTCAGTATCCGTTTGACGTTAAAACAAATATAGGATTAGGAAATTTAGAGGAGGTAGACAATCTGGACCAAATAATGGATGCAGCTAAAAAGACGGGAGCAGATGAATTTATTTCTCAGCTTCCTGAAAAATATGAAACAAGATTAAAGAAGGAGTGGTCTGGAAGTGTAGATCTTTCGCTGGGACAATGGCAAAAATTAGCTATTACACGGGCTTTAATGAAACCTTCCGCTATTCTGATTCTGGATGAGCCCACTGCATCATTAGATGTGGTTTCGGAGCATGAAATATTCAAGCAGTTTCAAGAAATGAAATTTAGCAGACTATGTATAATGGTTACTCATAGATTCGTTAATACAAGAGATGTAGACAATATTATTGTATTAGAGTCAGGAGAAATAAGAGAATTGGGTACGCATGCCGAACTGATTCAGCAGGAAGGACTGTATGCCCGTCTATACAGAATGCAGGCGGATTCATATGAAAAAGAATCGGGTCAAGAGATTCACGAAAAAGTCACAATATAA
- a CDS encoding ABC transporter permease subunit, producing the protein MDVLTRFEIRKIIRGKLFYLAIGLVMAVVLLLVNMRFTGAYITDQTGKGIKGIAAIALEKKYARQHAGPLSTEKIANAIERHNKILLDPKNIDYKGNLNQHAYAVYEVPDEQINTLIRYAFSPLSQFDYSVMNRLHEDDAKRFYEKRMEKINGYLDYDYSYGNYSDREKAFFNAMNEKLRVPFQMDYVTGWEKVFQNLQNLFLVIALAIGICLAPIFAGEYQRGTDAIILSTRYGRNKVITAKLKASFILSLGLLFLALMLYTLLLLGIFGFEGTGASVQIIDLLAPVNYTVIQAYLWTILIGSLGCLMVGALTLWLSSSMNSPFSVIIVIGIFVIAPFFIPASKSSRLFNQLMDLLPANMFNGFKKITSYEVIDLFGALILEYKFMTGFAIIVIAALLPLTFRAFKNHQVT; encoded by the coding sequence ATGGACGTGCTAACCCGTTTTGAAATACGGAAAATAATAAGGGGCAAATTATTTTATCTCGCCATTGGACTTGTGATGGCTGTTGTCTTACTTTTGGTCAACATGAGGTTTACTGGGGCATACATAACCGATCAAACGGGGAAGGGAATTAAAGGTATTGCAGCAATTGCTTTGGAAAAAAAATATGCGCGTCAGCATGCCGGACCCTTGTCAACGGAAAAAATAGCAAATGCGATTGAACGCCATAATAAAATTTTGCTTGATCCGAAGAATATTGATTATAAAGGGAATTTAAATCAGCATGCTTATGCTGTATATGAAGTTCCAGATGAACAGATCAATACGCTAATACGGTATGCTTTTTCACCCTTAAGCCAGTTCGATTATTCTGTAATGAATAGATTACATGAGGATGATGCAAAGAGATTTTATGAGAAGCGGATGGAAAAAATAAATGGATATTTAGATTACGATTATTCTTATGGTAATTATTCAGATAGGGAGAAAGCTTTTTTTAATGCAATGAACGAAAAACTTCGCGTTCCCTTTCAGATGGATTATGTTACCGGCTGGGAGAAGGTATTTCAAAATCTTCAAAACCTTTTTTTGGTGATCGCTTTAGCTATTGGAATATGTCTTGCTCCAATCTTCGCTGGTGAATATCAGCGGGGGACTGATGCGATAATTTTGTCTACACGTTATGGCAGGAATAAGGTGATCACTGCCAAACTCAAGGCGAGCTTTATCCTATCTTTAGGTTTACTCTTCTTAGCACTCATGCTATACACACTTCTTCTTCTGGGGATATTTGGTTTTGAGGGCACGGGAGCCAGTGTACAGATCATTGATCTTTTAGCTCCCGTTAATTATACGGTAATCCAAGCATATCTGTGGACGATCTTGATTGGTAGTTTAGGCTGTCTGATGGTAGGAGCATTGACGTTATGGCTGTCTAGCAGTATGAATAGTCCCTTTTCAGTTATTATTGTAATTGGTATATTTGTGATTGCTCCATTCTTTATTCCTGCAAGCAAGAGCAGCCGTTTGTTTAATCAACTGATGGATTTATTACCTGCTAATATGTTTAATGGTTTCAAAAAAATCACTTCATATGAAGTAATTGATCTATTCGGTGCATTAATTCTAGAGTATAAGTTCATGACAGGATTCGCTATTATTGTTATAGCAGCATTGCTTCCACTTACTTTTAGAGCATTTAAGAACCATCAGGTAACCTGA
- a CDS encoding ring-cleaving dioxygenase, protein MNKQTMGIHHITAIVGHPQENMDFYAGVLGLRLVKQTVNFDDPGTYHFYFGNDGGKPGTIITFFPWADAYQGKIGGGQVGVTSYVIPAQAMAFWRERLTAFKVAYTEMERFGEQYLEFDDPHGLHLELVEREAGERNEWTFGGVTPEVAIKGFGGATLLSTHPEQTAELLEKVMGLTFVGQEGDVARYRSAADLGNVIELKVTAVPRGEMGVGTVHHIAWRAKDDQDQLEWQDYVHDNGYGVTPVQDRNYFNAIYFREHGEILFEIATDPPGFAHDETPETMGTSLMLPEQYEPHRAKIEQVLLPVTVRALD, encoded by the coding sequence ATGAACAAACAAACCATGGGTATTCATCATATCACCGCGATTGTCGGGCATCCGCAGGAGAATATGGACTTTTATGCAGGCGTACTGGGGCTGCGGCTGGTGAAGCAAACGGTCAATTTCGATGATCCGGGAACGTATCATTTCTACTTCGGCAATGATGGCGGGAAGCCGGGAACCATTATTACCTTCTTCCCATGGGCGGATGCGTACCAGGGTAAGATCGGCGGGGGCCAGGTTGGCGTTACTTCGTATGTGATTCCGGCCCAGGCGATGGCGTTCTGGAGAGAGCGGCTCACGGCATTCAAGGTGGCTTACACAGAGATGGAGCGGTTTGGCGAGCAGTACCTGGAATTCGATGATCCGCACGGCCTGCATCTGGAGCTGGTGGAACGGGAGGCGGGTGAGCGTAATGAATGGACCTTCGGCGGAGTAACGCCCGAGGTGGCGATCAAGGGCTTCGGCGGCGCGACGCTGCTGTCCACTCATCCGGAACAAACCGCTGAGCTGCTGGAGAAGGTGATGGGACTTACATTCGTGGGGCAGGAAGGCGATGTCGCCCGCTACCGCTCGGCTGCAGATCTGGGCAATGTGATTGAGCTGAAGGTGACGGCTGTACCGCGTGGTGAAATGGGGGTTGGCACTGTCCACCATATTGCCTGGAGAGCGAAGGATGACCAGGATCAGCTTGAATGGCAGGATTATGTGCATGATAATGGATATGGGGTAACGCCGGTGCAGGACCGAAATTATTTCAACGCTATCTACTTCAGAGAGCATGGGGAGATTCTGTTCGAGATCGCTACCGATCCTCCGGGCTTCGCTCATGATGAAACGCCGGAGACGATGGGGACCAGCCTGATGCTGCCGGAACAATACGAGCCGCACAGAGCAAAGATTGAACAAGTTCTGCTGCCGGTTACTGTAAGAGCGCTTGACTAA
- a CDS encoding flavin reductase family protein, with protein MIPIDPQQGTERDNYKLLIGTIIPRPIAFVTTLSEGGVLNGAPFSYFNIVSSNPPMISISIQHAGGQSKDTARNIKQMKEFVVHIVDEQNVGQVNMTAAPLPPDQSEITLAGMTPVDSLRIKVPGVQEAKVRMECVLEQCLELPNTDLLIGRIVQFHLDEAIYEQGRINPVALGAVSRLAGNNYAGIGEIFEIERPL; from the coding sequence ATGATCCCTATTGATCCGCAGCAGGGCACCGAACGGGATAATTATAAGCTTCTGATCGGGACAATTATCCCGCGTCCGATTGCTTTTGTAACCACCTTGTCGGAGGGAGGGGTCTTGAACGGTGCGCCGTTCAGCTACTTCAATATCGTATCCTCCAATCCGCCGATGATCTCTATCTCTATTCAGCATGCCGGGGGCCAGTCGAAGGATACTGCACGCAACATTAAGCAAATGAAGGAGTTTGTGGTTCATATTGTGGATGAGCAGAATGTCGGACAGGTGAATATGACCGCCGCGCCTTTGCCGCCGGATCAGAGTGAGATAACCTTAGCCGGAATGACGCCTGTAGATAGCCTGCGCATTAAGGTTCCCGGCGTTCAGGAAGCGAAGGTGCGGATGGAATGTGTCCTTGAGCAGTGTCTGGAGCTGCCAAATACTGATCTATTGATCGGCAGGATCGTGCAGTTTCATCTGGACGAGGCGATCTACGAACAGGGGAGAATTAATCCGGTGGCATTAGGGGCGGTCAGCCGTCTGGCCGGGAATAACTATGCGGGGATCGGGGAGATTTTTGAGATTGAGCGGCCGTTGTAA
- a CDS encoding ABC transporter ATP-binding protein yields MLELKLNQVSKKFSAKRAVNGISIQLSNGVYGLLGANGAGKTTLLRMICGVLNPTSGTIQMNKEDISDMGERYRDLLGYLPQDFGYYPDFSAEEFLWYVGSLKGLTLAASKGKARELLGTVALEDVARKKIRTFSGGMKQRLGIAQALLNDPRILVLDEPTAGLDPKERVRFRNLLADLARDKIVILSTHIVSDVEYIADQILVMKKGELMTSGTVDQLTATMKGRVWTCHVPLRDAEEWNARYCVSNLRHEGDQVELRIVSADQPNETAISVVPSLEDFYLYHFQDEETVTAEEK; encoded by the coding sequence ATGCTTGAACTAAAATTAAATCAAGTGAGTAAAAAATTTTCTGCTAAAAGAGCGGTAAACGGGATCTCAATCCAGCTTTCTAATGGTGTCTATGGTCTACTGGGAGCAAATGGTGCAGGAAAAACAACACTGCTACGAATGATCTGTGGAGTCCTGAACCCTACATCGGGTACGATCCAGATGAATAAAGAGGATATCAGTGACATGGGGGAGCGCTATCGTGACTTGCTTGGCTATCTGCCCCAAGACTTCGGTTATTATCCTGATTTCAGTGCAGAGGAGTTTCTGTGGTATGTTGGATCGCTAAAGGGATTGACTTTGGCGGCATCAAAAGGGAAAGCACGGGAATTACTGGGCACAGTGGCTCTGGAGGATGTGGCCCGGAAGAAAATTCGTACCTTTTCTGGAGGAATGAAGCAGCGGCTGGGTATTGCACAGGCTCTTCTTAATGATCCCCGCATTCTGGTACTGGACGAGCCTACGGCAGGTCTGGATCCTAAAGAACGTGTCCGTTTCCGCAATTTACTTGCTGATCTAGCCAGGGATAAAATAGTAATTTTGTCAACCCATATTGTATCCGATGTGGAATATATTGCCGATCAAATTCTCGTAATGAAAAAAGGGGAGTTGATGACAAGCGGAACGGTTGATCAACTTACAGCAACGATGAAAGGACGCGTATGGACTTGTCATGTCCCGCTTCGGGATGCTGAGGAATGGAATGCCCGTTATTGCGTAAGTAATTTACGCCATGAAGGGGATCAGGTGGAATTGAGAATTGTGTCCGCAGATCAACCGAACGAGACGGCGATATCAGTCGTACCCTCATTGGAGGACTTCTATTTATATCATTTTCAGGATGAAGAAACAGTCACGGCTGAAGAAAAATAG
- a CDS encoding RNA polymerase sigma factor, producing MDEVEWIRRIQEGETQYLTPLIEHYYPGIQKYCYYRVRSEEEAKDLTQETFYRFCRSIDKYRHAGKCLAYLYTIARNLCNDYLQKRRSLSWEQVQEAEKVYRWQTPSIEEQVEGEQLVTELLLLLPEEQREMVFMRYCLDMTFRDIARVTGVNVCIAQYKVNRGLVVFRNYLERSEFFEKEKETFHHNYTKRLPFVSR from the coding sequence GTGGATGAGGTGGAGTGGATCCGAAGAATACAGGAAGGGGAGACGCAGTATCTTACACCGCTGATCGAGCATTACTACCCAGGGATTCAGAAGTACTGCTACTACAGGGTCCGAAGTGAGGAAGAAGCAAAAGATCTGACTCAGGAAACCTTCTATCGATTCTGCAGAAGTATTGACAAGTATAGGCATGCGGGAAAATGCCTTGCCTATTTATACACAATCGCCCGGAATCTTTGTAATGATTACCTGCAAAAACGCCGCTCATTATCTTGGGAGCAAGTGCAGGAAGCAGAAAAAGTATATAGATGGCAAACCCCTTCTATTGAAGAGCAAGTGGAAGGAGAGCAACTGGTGACTGAACTGCTTCTGCTGCTGCCTGAAGAACAGAGGGAAATGGTCTTTATGCGATACTGTCTGGACATGACTTTTCGCGACATTGCCCGTGTTACGGGAGTGAATGTATGCATAGCCCAATATAAGGTGAATCGCGGACTAGTTGTATTTAGAAACTATTTAGAAAGGAGTGAGTTTTTTGAAAAAGAAAAAGAAACATTTCATCACAACTACACTAAGAGGCTACCCTTCGTTTCCCGTTGA
- a CDS encoding ABC transporter permease: MDILTRFELRKIIRKKTFYAGILFLVAVALFLSIVLVANMQMTGKDGQFVNGVAAIRLEREYNRQLAGPLTIAAMEAAIRRHQDLLHDPNNLDKKGEMTVEANAKYDIKDNQIQFLITDAFSPANAYDYYLIDKINPEEMQGFYQRRLDKVREFLNSNDSDNNYTAKEKAYFTKMNEGIPVPFQMDYVTGWKNVFENLPDLFLIIAFVIGFCLAPVFAGEYQRGTDAIVLSTRYGRSKVIAAKLKASFIVSVGLIFSPIAIYTFLILGVFGFDGAGAHVQMIRFLAPVPFTVIETYLWTVLIGSLACLMVGALTLWLSSRMSNSFTVIVATGVFLVGTQFIPESKNSRLLRYLTDLLPGNMFDSFRKITGYQIFNIGGQLVPTYKIMVGFSIIAIALLIPFTYQAFKKHQVV, translated from the coding sequence ATGGATATACTAACCCGGTTTGAACTGCGAAAGATTATCCGTAAAAAAACATTTTATGCAGGAATTTTATTTTTAGTAGCGGTGGCGTTATTTTTATCTATTGTACTGGTTGCAAATATGCAAATGACCGGTAAGGATGGACAGTTTGTGAATGGAGTTGCAGCCATCCGGCTGGAAAGAGAGTACAATCGGCAGCTTGCTGGTCCGTTAACTATAGCAGCAATGGAGGCCGCTATAAGAAGGCATCAGGACTTACTTCATGATCCTAATAACCTGGACAAGAAGGGGGAGATGACTGTCGAAGCTAATGCAAAATATGATATAAAGGATAATCAAATTCAATTCTTAATTACGGATGCCTTCTCTCCTGCTAATGCATACGATTATTATCTAATCGACAAAATCAACCCTGAAGAGATGCAGGGATTTTATCAGCGACGGTTGGATAAGGTGAGAGAATTTTTAAATAGCAATGATTCTGATAACAACTATACTGCCAAAGAGAAAGCTTATTTTACAAAAATGAACGAAGGAATTCCAGTGCCTTTTCAAATGGACTATGTTACCGGCTGGAAAAATGTATTTGAAAATTTACCGGATCTCTTTCTAATCATTGCTTTTGTTATTGGGTTCTGTCTCGCACCGGTTTTTGCTGGGGAGTATCAGAGAGGAACTGATGCTATAGTTTTATCTACTCGTTATGGTAGAAGCAAAGTTATTGCTGCTAAATTAAAAGCAAGCTTTATAGTTTCTGTAGGACTAATTTTTTCTCCAATTGCAATATATACTTTCCTGATACTTGGGGTGTTTGGATTTGATGGTGCAGGTGCCCACGTGCAAATGATCAGGTTTTTGGCTCCCGTTCCCTTCACGGTGATTGAGACCTACCTGTGGACAGTATTGATCGGTAGTCTGGCGTGTCTTATGGTAGGAGCTTTGACACTTTGGCTCTCTAGCCGGATGAGCAATTCATTCACAGTTATTGTTGCAACTGGAGTTTTTCTTGTAGGTACGCAGTTTATTCCCGAAAGCAAAAATAGTCGTCTATTAAGATATCTGACAGATCTGCTCCCAGGAAATATGTTTGACAGCTTTAGAAAGATAACTGGTTATCAAATATTTAATATTGGGGGACAGTTGGTTCCAACGTATAAAATAATGGTTGGATTTTCGATTATTGCTATAGCACTTCTGATACCTTTTACTTATCAGGCATTCAAAAAGCATCAGGTTGTATAG
- a CDS encoding ABC transporter ATP-binding protein: protein MLTIKNFTKSYKGGAKAVDDLSLEVERGDIYGFIGHNGAGKTTTIRAVVGVLDFEQGEIEIDGISIKKDPLACKAKIAYIPDNPDLYDHLTGIQYLNFIGDLFSVSKSTRERLIGQYGDAFQLTASLGDLISSYSHGMKQKLAIISALIHEPKLLVLDEPFVGLDPKAAHTLKTIMADVCSRGSAIFFSTHVLDTAEKLCNKIAIIKGGRLIAHGKTEEVRGENSLEDVFMELINHD, encoded by the coding sequence ATGCTGACCATCAAGAATTTTACGAAGAGTTATAAAGGCGGCGCAAAGGCCGTGGATGATCTTAGCCTTGAGGTTGAACGGGGCGACATCTACGGCTTCATCGGGCATAACGGCGCTGGCAAGACCACGACGATCCGCGCTGTGGTGGGCGTGCTTGATTTTGAACAAGGGGAGATTGAAATTGACGGCATCTCAATTAAAAAAGATCCGTTAGCCTGCAAGGCGAAAATTGCCTACATCCCGGATAACCCGGACCTGTACGATCACCTGACGGGGATTCAGTACCTGAATTTCATCGGCGATCTCTTCAGTGTATCGAAGTCCACCCGGGAGCGGCTGATCGGGCAATACGGCGATGCCTTCCAGCTCACAGCCAGTCTGGGCGACTTGATCTCCTCGTATTCCCACGGCATGAAGCAGAAGCTGGCCATTATCTCGGCGCTGATTCATGAGCCGAAGCTGCTGGTGCTGGACGAACCCTTTGTCGGCCTTGATCCGAAGGCGGCGCATACGCTGAAGACGATCATGGCAGATGTGTGCAGCAGAGGCAGTGCGATTTTCTTCTCCACGCATGTGCTGGATACTGCTGAGAAGCTCTGCAATAAGATTGCGATCATCAAAGGCGGACGGCTGATTGCCCATGGTAAGACCGAAGAGGTCAGGGGCGAGAACAGCCTGGAGGATGTATTCATGGAGCTGATCAATCATGATTAA
- a CDS encoding GNAT family N-acetyltransferase: MNKTVVTIQQLSEQLGLTTCIGHEIGGTMKKSEVTLSKATVKDAAAIHALQLEAFMPLLEKYQDYETNPANETLERLVERMNQEFVNYYIIRNAGNAVGSIRVKKIEEHHYWLGQLCVVPQSQGQGIAQQAFARIEEIYSDAKMWGLATVVQEERNCYLYEKLGYRRTDEIREINDKMTLCFYEKKLVK, from the coding sequence ATGAACAAGACTGTTGTTACCATACAGCAATTGTCGGAGCAACTCGGGCTGACTACGTGTATAGGCCATGAAATTGGGGGGACTATGAAAAAGTCAGAGGTTACACTAAGTAAAGCTACAGTGAAGGATGCGGCGGCGATTCATGCGTTGCAGCTTGAGGCCTTCATGCCGCTCTTAGAGAAATATCAGGATTATGAGACAAATCCGGCTAATGAAACGTTGGAGAGACTCGTAGAACGGATGAATCAGGAATTTGTTAATTACTATATCATCCGAAACGCCGGGAATGCTGTAGGCAGTATCAGAGTCAAGAAAATAGAAGAGCATCATTACTGGCTCGGTCAATTATGTGTAGTTCCGCAATCCCAAGGCCAAGGCATCGCCCAGCAGGCATTCGCCCGGATTGAAGAGATCTATTCGGATGCGAAAATGTGGGGGCTGGCGACCGTCGTCCAGGAAGAGCGGAACTGCTATTTGTATGAGAAGCTGGGCTACAGAAGGACCGATGAAATCCGGGAAATCAATGATAAGATGACCTTGTGCTTTTATGAGAAAAAGCTTGTTAAGTAA